From a region of the Primulina eburnea isolate SZY01 chromosome 7, ASM2296580v1, whole genome shotgun sequence genome:
- the LOC140835811 gene encoding uncharacterized protein yields the protein MHQFVQFCQQNQPGPHDQAQEHHLEANDRALERFLRFKPPKFEGKPDACQAESWLSKINKIFSILKYPEEQKVNFSIYLFEEAAHNWWRTMEHRWTKNHTPKTWENFRQEFKGKYITQVILNTREREFMDLVQGDMTVAQYEAEFHRLIHYAPHYMEDEVRKMKKFVQGLKLDIRWATLSTEVTSYVSAVNQALRKTQRVRQGEAVKGKVPRNNNKKCGYCGLPNHEEEKCWRKGGKCLICGSEQQCIEDCPKSTQKTQPTTKPKIPARAYALLGNQEEEVDPTAVVECTVTILSNSAKTLFDPGATHSFISKVFVRKLPLLFEKLPYSFEICSPLGTTMITDIIYKNCPLNFQEKKYLADLIELPIKNYDIILGMDWLFRHQAKLNCYTKEVYLQTSHPIISKPNPTMGIVSTAEARAILKDNGQGFLAYLINKPKDQLKISEISVVQEFPEVFPEEINTLPPQRDVEFSIDLIPEAQPRSKTPYRMAPSELKELKLQLQELMDKKYVRPSTSPWGAPVLFVKKKDGTLRMCIYYRELNNVSIKNKYSLPHIEELFDVLQGSQVYSKLDLRQGYYQLRIKEDDISKRLLIPVMDTMSFW from the exons TGAGGCAAATGATCGAGctcttgagagatttttgagattcaAACCGCCAAAGTTTGAAGGAAAACCAGATGCTTGTCAAGCAGAATCTTGGCTaagcaaaatcaacaaaatattcTCTATTCTCAAATATCCTGAAGAACAAAAAGTGAATTTTTCCATTTACTTATTTGAAGAAGCAGCTCATAACTGGTGGCGTACAATGGAACATAGGTGGACAAAGAATCACACCCCAAAAACGTGGGAAAATTTTCGGCAAGAGTTCAAAGGTAAATATATAACTCAAGTTATATTAAATACCCGAGAACGGGAATTTATGGATTTAGTCCAAGGTGACATGACCGTAGCTCAATATGAGGCAGAATTCCACCGTCTTATACATTATGCACCACACTACATGGAAGATGAggtaagaaaaatgaaaaaatttgtTCAAGGGTTAAAGCTCGATATTCGTTGGGCAACACTGTCCACAGAAGTTACCAGTTATGTTTCTGCTGTTAATCAAGCCCTACGA aaaacacaACGAGTCAGGCAAGGAGAAGCTGTCAAAggaaaagttccaagaaacAACAATAAAAAGTGTGGATATTGTGGATTACCAAATCATGAAGAAGAAAAGTGCTGGAGAAAAGGTGGGAAATGTCTTATTTGCGGAAGTGAGCAACAGTGTATTGAAGATTGTCCAAAAAGTACGCAAAAGACTCAACCCACAACAAAGCCAAAGATACCTGCTCGAGCCTATGCCCTCTTAGGAAACCAAGAAGAGGAAGTTGACCCCACTGCAGTCGTAGAATGTACTGTTACCATATTATCTAATTCTGCAAAAACTTTATTTGATCCAggagctactcattcttttatctcAAAAGTTTTTGTACGTAAATTACCACTGTTATTTGAGAAGCTACCATATAGCTTCGAAATTTGCTCACCTTTAGGGACAACAATGATTACTGACATCATTTACAAAAACTGTCCCTTAAACttccaagaaaaaaaatatctaGCAGATTTGATTGAATTACCAATCAAGAACTATGATATtattcttggaatggactggttaTTTAGACACCAAGCCAAGCTCAATTGCTACACAAAAGAAGTTTATCTTCAAACTTCTCATCCAATAATTTCGAAACCTAACCCTACCATGGGAATAGTGTCAACAGCAGAAGCTAGGGCTATACTAAAAGACAATGGACAAGGATTTCTagcttatttgataaataagccAAAGGATCAACTCAAGATCTCAGAAATCTCAGTTgtacaagaattcccagaggtTTTTCCTGAAGAGATCAATACTTTACCTCCTCAGAGAGACGTAGAGTTTTCCATTGATCTAATACCTGAAGCACAACCCAGATCCAAaactccatacagaatggcacctTCAGAGTTAAAAGAATTAAAACTTCAATTACAAGAGCTCATGGACAAGAAATACGTCCGACCTAGTACCTCGCCATGGGGTGCCCCTGTattatttgtcaaaaagaaagatggaactCTAAGGATGTGCATTTATTATCGAGAACTTAACAATGTTTCCATCAAAAACAAATATTCTCTTCCGCATATCGAAGAATTGTTTGATGTTTTACAAGGGTCTCAAGTATATTCAAAACTTGATTTGCGGCAAGGATATTACCAATTGAGGATTAAGGAGGATGACATCTCAAAACGGCTTTTAATACCcgttatggacactatgagtttctggtaa